A DNA window from Ipomoea triloba cultivar NCNSP0323 chromosome 10, ASM357664v1 contains the following coding sequences:
- the LOC116031467 gene encoding zinc finger matrin-type protein 2 → MAEPNNNVVGIDNTFRKKFDREEYLQRAREREEKEAEGRKSKARGPPVQRKPLKQRDYEVDLESRLGKTQVVTPIAPLSQQAGYYCSVCECVVKDSANYLDHINGKKHQRALGMSMRVERASLKQVQERFEVLKKRKDSTSITVQDFDERMLKQQQEEEERKRQRREKKKEKKKEKAAEEEPEEDADIAAMMGFGGFRTSKK, encoded by the exons ATGGCGGAGCCCAACAACAAT GTTGTTGGAATCGATAACACCTTTCGGAAAAAATTTGATCGAGAAGAATACTTGCAGCGTGCTCGTGAACGGGAAGAAAAg GAAGCTGAGGGACGGAAGTCCAAGG CAAGAGGTCCTCCAGTGCAGAGGAAGCCCTTGAAGCAAAGGGATTATGAAGTAGACCTCGAATCTCGCTTGGGAAAGACTCAG GTTGTGACTCCAATAGCACCCTTAAGTCAACAG GCTGGATACTATTGCTCAGTTTGTGAATGTGTAGTCAAGGATTCAGCAAACTACCTGGACCATATCAATGGGAAAAAAC ATCAACGAGCTTTGGGCATGTCTATGCGAGTGGAGCGGGCATCTTTAAAGCAA GTCCAAGAGCGATTTGAAGTGCTAAAGAAGCGGAAAGATAGTACTAGCATCACCGTGCAAG ATTTCGATGAGCGAATGTTGAAACAACAGCAAGAAGAGGAAGAGAGGAAACGCCAGCGtcgagaaaagaagaaagagaaaaag AAAGAGAAGGCAGCAGAGGAGGAACCTGAGGAAGACGCTGATATTGCAGCAATGATGGGATTTGGTGGCTTCCGAACATCTAAAAAGTAA
- the LOC116033264 gene encoding uncharacterized protein LOC116033264, with product MTIEVAATASPVLRRARPERRPVSSRLRESAPARRPALSRLSGSGSRQPTEQGERPRLSALDRLDPPAKEARRSLQLPTASDADSSEASSSDSRRRRHQDPARSSGLSRGVLDKVRAEFNQWKQEHSDDRTAERATNLLRTPFTSELMSQSYPIDLRVPGDKEYAGRSDPEQHVNLYYGNMLMMGVSEAVMCRAFYSTLTGRAAEWFRTLEPGSISNFQDLARRFVDRFAMSKTVKKHFSHLENAKQLDGEPLSVFIERWNKEMAEIEPVDDVTATNLLFNSLRAGNLYQDLILRPPSCYEDTVRRVVAHATATEANSAKRMMETEGPRRDQSQRDRRPNNPRQKDRDGNSIYTPLTRPVAEVLQFAQNCHLIQLPAPARDGPDKDKYCAYHRNRGHDTEECHVLKGLIEDLLQTGELAQFAEKKKKNRRGGENTSRRIRIRKTRIPTRIESLRQPLKSRLFM from the coding sequence ATGACGATCGAAGTCGCGGCTACTGCCTCGCCCGTCTTGAGGAGGGCTCGGCCCGAGCGACGACCGGTATCTTCAAGGTTGCGGGAATCAGCACCCGCCCGACGCCCAGCGCTCTCCCGCCTGAGCGGTTCAGGCTCCCGGCAGCCGACAGAACAGGGGGAGCGACCGCGCTTGAGCGCCTTAGACCGGTTAGACCCGCCGGCGAAAGAAGCGCGCAGATCGTTGCAACTGCCGACTGCGAGCGATGCCGATTCCAGTGAGGCCAGTTCGTCTGACTCACGGCGGCGCCGACACCAGGACCCGGCCCGCTCGTCGGGTCTGTCCCGCGGAGTGTTGGATAAAGTCCGCGCAGAGTTTAACCAGTGGAAGCAAGAACATAGCGACGATCGTACTGCTGAACGGGCGACCAATTTGCTACGCACACCCTTCACTTCAGAGCTCATGAGCCAGTCGTACCCGATCGACCTGCGAGTCCCCGGGGATAAAGAGTACGCCGGCAGATCGGACCCCGAGCAGCACGTGAACCTTTATTACGGCAACATGTTGATGATGGGAGTGTCCGAGGCAGTAATGTGCCGGGCGTTTTATTCAACATTGACCGGACGTGCGGCGGAGTGGTTCCGTACTCTGGAGCCAGGTTCCATTTCCAATTTCCAGGACCTAGCCCGGAGGTTTGTTGATCGTTTCGCCATGTCAAAGACCGTGAAGAAGCATTTCTCGCATCTGGAAAATGCCAAGCAGTTGGATGGTGAACCGCTCTCCGTATTTATCGAACGCTGGAATAAGGAAATGGCGGAGATCGAGCCTGTAGATGATGTCACCGCCACTAATCTCTTGTTCAACTCTCTGAGGGCGGGAAATTTGTACCAGGATCTTATCCTCCGGCCTCCGTCCTGTTACGAGGACACCGTGCGCAGGGTGGTCGCCCACGCCACCGCCACAGAGGCGAACTCGGCCAAAAGAATGATGGAGACTGAGGGGCCGAGGAGGGATCAAAGTCAGCGAGATAGACGCCCGAACAATCCGCGACAGAAGGACCGCGATGGAAACTCGATCTACACCCCGTTGACCAGACCGGTTGCAGAAGTCTTACAGTTCGCCCAGAATTGTCATCTGATTCAGTTGCCCGCCCCGGCCAGAGACGGCCCAGACAAAGATAAGTACTGTGCGTATCACCGCAATCGGGGACACGACACCGAAGAGTGTCACGTGCTTAAGGGCCTGATCGAAGACCTGCTGCAGACCGGAGAATTGGCCCAGTTCgctgagaagaagaagaagaaccggcGAGGTGGAGAAAATACTTCAAGAAGGATAAGGATAAGAAAGACAAGGATCCCGACCAGGATAGAGAGCCTCCGGCAGCCGCTCAAAAGCAGGTTATTCATGTGA
- the LOC116033265 gene encoding uncharacterized protein LOC116033265, whose product MDRLSDPQGNPLRNPPRGNPDRPNGNRQERRAAAAWRRVQTAVSESSAESPAEPKYRRSQMEGFEQRLQNLQDQFEGKVRPSAKNLLTSSPFVDEIMDYRAPADLKILEHATFDANRFLTHYAVNIKPQRNLTHLSGINQDEGEALKTYLARWQKERASRQADTEEAVRQKRQREAAGSSAKRSRPDSRSRAEPERPSRIEVRRGAERVGAPPPRLTAAQPVHEVKDTLPPPPPLKPGDQPEILPPGGVPAKYCRYHRSTTHTTEECFYLRKDIEAMIQKGAPPPPNQWRRHPRSDKTDSRSDRGKQPASEEEETNWKHKPVINMIVGGPEGGDSSGSRKAWARQLYVGTIYGRDDSLKKVCREPILFTDEDLPRSQHPHRDALVITMDVHGTVVRRVLVDTGSSVNILYLEVFERLGLQRNKLKPVKTPLAGFTGDSIESEGSIRLPVEIGTFPNLRSIDMEFVVVNLSCSHNMILG is encoded by the exons ATGGATCGTTTAAGTGACCCTCAGGGAAATCCGTTACGAAATCCGCCGCGCGGAAACCCGGATCGACCGAACGGTAATCGCCAAGAGCGTCGAGCCGCGGCGGCTTGGCGGAGGGTGCAAACTGCTGTATCAGAAAGTAGCGCAGAATCCCCCGCGGAACCTAAGTATCGCCGAAGTCAAATGGAAGGCTTCGAGCAAAGGCTACAAAATCTACAGGATCAATTTGAAGGCAAGGTGAGGCCTTCTGCTAAGAATCTATTAACCTCCTCGCCCTTCGTGGATGAAATCATGGACTATCGGGCTCCCGCGGACCTAAAAATCCTGGAACATGCTACTTTCGATG CCAACCGATTCCTCACTCATTACGCCGTAAACATCAAGCCGCAGCGCAATCTTACCCACTTGAGCGGAATCAATCAAGATGAGGGAGAAGCTTTGAAGACGTATCTGGCTCGCTGGCAAAAAGAG AGAGCCAGTCGTCAGGCAGACACAGAAGAGGCTGTGAGACAAAAACGGCAGCGAGAAGCTGCCGGATCCAGCGCTAAGCGATCCCGACCTGACTCCAGGAGTCGAGCGGAACCTGAGCGTCCTAGTCGCATTGAGGTTCGACGGGGAGCTGAGAGGGTGGGGGCTCCGCCCCCTCGCCTTACCGCGGCCCAACCCGTGCATGAGGTAAAAGATACCTTGCCTCCCCCTCCGCCTCTGAAACCTGGAGATCAGCCCGAGATCCTACCTCCGGGAGGGGTTCCGGCGAAATACTGTCGATATCACCGATCGACTACGCATACCACGGAGGAATGTTTTTACCTGCGCAAAGACATAGAGGCCATGATACAGAAGGGTGCCCCACCCCCACCTAATCAGTGGAGGCGACATCCGCGCTCCGACAAAACAGATTCACGCTCCGATCGAGGAAAACAACCCGCTTCTGAGGAAGAGGAGACTAATTGGAAGCACAAACCTGTTATCAACATGATAGTAGGAGGACCGGAAGGAGGAGACTCATCCGGTTCTCGGAAAGCTTGGGCTCGGCAACTGTACGTGGGGACCATCTATGGTCGGGATGATAGTCTAAAAAAGGTATGTCGAGAACCCATCTTGTTTACCGACGAGGACCTACCCCGAAGCCAACATCCCCATCGGGATGCTTTGGTTATCACCATGGACGTCCATGGCACGGTAGTCCGAAGAGTCCTAGTGGACACAGGGAGTAGCGTGAACATCTTGTATCTGGAGGTGTTTGAGAGATTGGGGTTACAACGTAACAAGCTAAAACCTGTGAAAACACCTTTGGCCGGTTTTACCGGGGACTCGATTGAGTCAGAAGGATCCATACGTTTGCCGGTCGAAATCGGGACCTTTCCCAACCTTCGAAGCATAGACATGGAATTTGTGGTAGTCAACCTATCCTGCTCCCATAATATGATTCTGGGGTGA